Proteins co-encoded in one Quercus robur chromosome 8, dhQueRobu3.1, whole genome shotgun sequence genomic window:
- the LOC126696896 gene encoding cytochrome P450 86A8-like, with protein MDVSTALLLLTAITVYLLWFTFISRTLKGPRVWPLLGSLPGLVENCDRLHDWIYDNLRACGGTYQTCTCAIPFLAKKQGLVTVTCDPKNLEHILKTRFDNYPKGPTWHAVFHDLLGDGIFNSDGDTWLFQRKTAALEFTTRTLRQAMARWVSRAIKERLCVVLKTAELEAKPVDIQDLMLRLTFDNICGLAFGKDPETCAPGLPENSFASAFDRATEASLQRFIFPEVLWRLRKWLRLGMEVSLSRSLVHVEEYLSSVIDARKLELLSQPKDGNPHDDLLSRFMKKKESYSDSFLQHVALNFILAGRDTSSVALSWFFYMMIQNPRIEEKILREICNVLMETRGDDVAKWVEEPLGFEELDRLIYLRAALSETLRLYPSVPEDSKHVVSDDVLPDGTFVPAGSSVTYSIYATGRMRSTWGEDCLEFRPERWLSSDGNKFVMHDSYRFVAFNAGPRICLGKDLAYLQMKSVAASVLLRHKLAVVPGHKVEQKMSLTLFMKYGLKVNVNHRDLQGIVASLKIERNNDEGELLLHGKESVIAAVKCNGESCDRVDESSSGVA; from the coding sequence ATGGATGTGTCCACGGCTCTACTGCTTTTAACGGCGATCACGGTGTATCTACTATGGTTCACATTCATCTCACGGACGTTAAAGGGTCCGCGTGTCTGGCCCCTATTGGGCAGTCTTCCAGGCTTAGTTGAGAACTGTGACCGCTTACACGACTGGATCTACGACAATCTCCGCGCGTGTGGCGGCACGTACCAAACCTGCACCTGTGCAATTCCATTCCTCGCCAAAAAGCAAGGCCTCGTGACTGTCACATGCGACCCGAAGAATCTGGAGCACATTCTCAAGACCCGGTTCGACAATTACCCGAAGGGGCCCACGTGGCACGCCGTGTTCCACGATCTACTGGGCGATGGGATCTTCAACTCCGACGGCGACACGTGGCTGTTCCAGAGGAAGACTGCCGCACTGGAATTCACCACCAGGACTCTGCGCCAAGCCATGGCTCGGTGGGTCAGCCGAGCCATTAAGGAAAGGCTTTGCGTAGTTTTAAAGACAGCCGAGCTCGAAGCCAAGCCAGTTGATATTCAAGACTTGATGCTTCGGCTCACTTTTGATAATATATGCGGCTTGGCTTTTGGAAAGGACCCAGAGACTTGTGCGCCGGGGCTCCCTGAAAATAGCTTCGCATCGGCTTTCGACCGAGCCACAGAAGCCTCGCTTCAACGGTTTATTTTCCCTGAGGTTCTTTGGCGGCTCAGGAAATGGCTTCGGCTTGGGATGGAAGTCAGCCTGAGCCGAAGCTTGGTTCACGTAGAGGAGTATTTATCCAGTGTGATCGACGCCCGTAAGCTCGAGTTGCTGAGCCAGCCCAAAGATGGGAACCCACACGACGATTTGCTGTCAAGGTTCATGAAGAAAAAGGAGTCCTACTCAGACTCGTTCCTGCAACACGTGGCACTCAATTTCATCCTAGCTGGACGTGACACGTCATCCGTTGCTCTCAGCTGGTTCTTCTACATGATGATCCAAAACCCAAGAATCGAGGAGAAAATCCTACGCGAGATTTGCAACGTCCTGATGGAGACACGTGGAGATGACGTGGCGAAATGGGTAGAGGAGCCACTTGGGTTCGAAGAGCTTGACCGATTGATATACTTAAGAGCAGCATTGTCGGAAACCCTAAGGTTGTACCCATCAGTACCGGAAGACTCAAAACATGTTGTCTCCGACGATGTATTGCCGGACGGTACATTTGTTCCGGCGGGTTCATCGGTCACATATTCAATATACGCAACTGGGAGAATGAGGTCGACGTGGGGTGAAGATTGCCTAGAGTTTCGTCCAGAGAGGTGGCTGAGCTCGGACGGTAACAAGTTTGTGATGCATGATTCTTATAGATTTGTTGCTTTTAATGCCGGACCCAGGATTTGTTTAGGGAAAGATTTAGCTTACTTGCAAATGAAGTCGGTGGCGGCGTCGGTGTTGCTCCGCCACAAGCTGGCGGTGGTGCCGGGGCATAAGGTGGAGCAGAAGATGTCATTGACGTTGTTCATGAAGTATGGGCTGAAGGTGAATGTGAACCATAGGGATTTACAAGGAATTGTGGCTAGCTTGAAAATAGAGAGGAATAATGATGAGGGTGAACTGTTGTTGCATGGGAAAGAGTCTGTTATTGCCGCCGTTAAATGTAACGGCGAAAGTTGTGACAGAGTTGATGAGAGTAGTAGTGGGGTTGCTTAA